One Rhizophagus irregularis chromosome 5, complete sequence DNA window includes the following coding sequences:
- a CDS encoding isopentenyl-diphosphate delta-isomerase idi1 codes for MSSKTDNVNLDKYDEEQVKLMQEMCIVVNEKDEKIGADTKKNCHLMENINKGLLHRAFSVFLFNSENKLLLQQRANEKITFPDLWTNTCCSHPLNTPLELEEEAQIGARRAAQRKLEHELGIKPEKVPLDDFVFLTRIHYLAPSDGLWGEHEVDYILFIRGDFTFDDIVVNKNEVKAAEFLSLDELRKKFNNPGDWKYTPWFKLICENFLFKWWENLDDLESSKDVLTIHKLGF; via the exons atgagtTCAAAGACTGATAATGttaatttagataaatatgATGAAGAACAAGTTAAGTTGATGCAAGAAATGTGTATTGTAGTTAacgaaaaagatgaaaaaattggGGCggataccaaaaaaaatt GTCATTTaatggaaaatattaataaaggacTTTTACACAGAGCATTTTcagtatttctttttaattcagaaaataaattattattacaacaacgtgcaaatgaaaaaattacatttccTGATCTTTGGACAAATACTTGTTGTTCTCATCCATTAAATACACCTTTAGAATTAGAGGAAGAAGCTCAAATTG gAGCACGTCGAGCGGCTCAACGAAAATTAGAGCACGAATTGGGTATTAAACCGGAAAAAGTTCCTCTTGATGATTTTGTATTCTTGACTAGAATTCATTATTTAGCTCCCTCAGATGGACTTTGGGGCGAACACGAAG tcgattatattctttttattcgaGGGGATTTTACTTTTGATGACATTGTAGTGAATAAAAATGAAGTGAAAGCTGCTGAATTTTTATCTTTGGATGAATTACGCAAAAAATTCAACAATCCTGGCG attgGAAATATACTCCATGGTTTAAACTTATTTgcgaaaattttttgtttaaatggTGGGAAAATTTGGATGATTTAGAATCAAGTAAAGATGTTTTGACGATTCATAAATTAGGTTTTTGA